One stretch of Clavelina lepadiformis chromosome 6, kaClaLepa1.1, whole genome shotgun sequence DNA includes these proteins:
- the LOC143462676 gene encoding conserved oligomeric Golgi complex subunit 1-like, which produces MDSITQIFIQKNVGEVRELEKKTRQEIEKKKEDLRQMVGERYRDLIEAADTISEMKSCSENVKDSVKHLQQFCSKKSGKHQGGTKKQQKIKNVKKYMEIAAEAKILMEMPEKIWNQVESGHMMKASFLYLQSLRVLKNLSLDGTTSYSPVLLWFPMLGQQAQAVRNIRTAILKKCHSNISDFLLHTDNLADALCSIVLLEEVSITDVFQILLKSRANAVKDIVGGGVTGSRSMAAKARICDSVNVLVQTVFQLHNLFCADGGGLVGKILQGCSSEDVVAKFLDQVESSNLWIKHLPQDIISDLINLDTTSFVIPSEVIQSCSLAWLTKCETDIRDCMEELLCYTSTGKDLANIRSALLEVLKDTRNEQEVPEPDEKWSYQDVETPKKDNSWVNICSQIFNRKLDIWTELLRDIFVEKVNHLVKRTMDELFSKTKNILEKFLEADVDMENVCSFLWREHDDDISSSTAWTPWQNRTENSPEMLGGLSLKAKTVTPSVQNVCRQINETLLDLLTDLNHYASSLSKQNTKNKPYELRFSTDKNPKPTCSEIEHKTIINHLKVASFDFIHTLVGYIKDTREQIKDKMSKDPSSNQMDADQAWALSLICQNFFALCYAFKKCCSLKESSDETHSLRRQLSSTSSTKAKLDSLKDEDNIKWDQVVAEMFQQSQKLMLLWCDTVLQKALKDYRKELLSSAMNGNILQSIALWDSITVEEESESGETIKSLIKIPANTTSHMQRLLCSLTSEVNRVGGYSAGRYILQSLSQGCLNGIYEAFSETHRVLSTADTSLHGQSRVTGDSCAPTQAWALQCLFDLRYAHNLLYRPPSLSLHEDKSPEDENDEDGSVSAAYTFTELVDWLEGFVDPFDLDVFSPHLTRNIQRHVTRTCVLLGLLTVPEKIASSSAQKFSSATKDSHNVMPMAADCGRFSYLPMSGRNVNARSGQRLTSSITRQLPLANALRDLTHTVNENEKESQQNRLTSSLYSKLGALSSSWLSMSSSYSE; this is translated from the exons ATGGACTCCATTACACaaatttttatccaaaaaaATGTGGGTGAAGTGAGGGAATTAGAAAAGAAAACTAGGCAAGAAATTGAAAAGAAGAAAGAAGATCTTCGTCAAATGGTTGGAGAACG ATATCGTGATCTTATCGAAGCAGCGGATACAATTAGTGAAATGAAGTCTTGTTCTGAGAATGTTAAAGATTCTGTGAAGCATTTGCAGCagttttgttcaaagaaaTCTGGCAAGCATCAAGGAGGAACTAAAAagcaacagaaaataaaaaatgttaaaaa ATATATGGAGATAGCAGCTGAAGCTAAAATTCTCATGGAAATGCCTGAGAAAATATGGAATCAAGTGGAATCCGGTCATATGATGAAAGCATCTTTCCTATACCTGCAG AGTCTTCGAGTGTTAAAAAATCTTTCACTTGATGGGACAACGTCGTACAGTCCAGTCCTACTTTGGTTCCCAATGCTTGGTCAACAGGCGCAGGCAGTCAGAAATATAAGAACAGccattttaaaaaagtgtCATTCAAATATTAGCGACTTCCTTCTTCACACCGATAACCTGGCCGATGCCCTTTGCTCTATCGTATTACTCGAAGAAGTTTCCATTACTGatgtatttcaaattttgctgaaaagtCGTGCCAATGCAGTAAAAGATATTGTTGGCGGCGGTGTCACTGGTTCTCGAAGTATGGCGGCAAAGGCAAGGATTTGTGACAGTGTAAATGTACTTGTACAGACGGTATTTCAGCTCCATAACTTATTTTGTGCTGATGGTGGAGGCTTAGTTGGTAAAATTTTGCAAGGTTGCAGTTCTGAAGATGTGGTTGCAAAGTTTCTTGATCAGGTTGAATCATCAAATCTTTGGATTAAACATCTTCCACAAGACATAATTTCAGATCTCATAAACCTGGATACAACATCCTTTGTCATCCCTTCCGAAGTGATACAAAGTTGTAGCCTGGCCTGGTTGACTAAATGTGAAACTGATATAAGGGATTGCATGGAAGAACTCTTGTGCTATACCAGTACAGGAAAAGATCTGGCAAATATTCGATCTGCACTACTAGAAGTATTAAAAGACACGAGAAATGAGCAAGAGGTTCCTGAACCAGATGAGAAATGGAGTTATCAGGATGTGGAAACTCCAAAGAAAGACAACAGTTGGGTGAACATTTGCAGCCAAATTTTTAATCGCAAACTTGATATTTGGACAGAGCTATTGCGTGATATTTTTGTCGAGAAAGTCAATCACCTTGTCAAGAGAACAATGGATGAGTTATTTTCGAAAACAAAGAACattcttgaaaaatttttggaagCTGACGTTGACATGGAGAATGTCTGCTCGTTTTTATGGCGAGAGCATGATGATGATATTTCCAGCAGCACAGCATGGACCCCATGGCAGAATCGGACAGAAAACAGTCCGGAGATGCTAGGTGGTTTGTCATTGAAAGCCAAAACAGTCACACCAAGtgtgcaaaatgtttgtaggcaaataaatgaaacctTGTTGGATTTGCTTACAGATTTGAATCATTATGCTTCCAGCCTCAGCAAGCAAAATACGAAAAACAAACCATATGAACTTAGGTTTAGCACTGATAAAAATCCCAAACCTACTTGCAGTGAAATAGAACACAAGACAATTATCAATCATTTGAAAGTTGCGTCTTTTGATTTCATCCACACTCTAGTTGGGTACATCAAAGATACAAGGGAACAAATCAAAGATAAAATGTCAAAAGATCCATCAAGTAATCAAATGGATGCAGATCAGGCTTGGGCATTATCTttgatttgtcaaaatttcttTGCGCTCTGTTAcgcttttaaaaaatgttgcagtttgaAGGAAAGCAGTGATGAGACACATTCTTTAAGAAGACAGCTTAGCTCAACCAGCAGtacaaaagcaaaacttgATTCATTGAAGGATGAAGATAACATTAAGTGGGATCAAGTTGTAGCTGAAATGTTCCAGCAGAGCCAAAAGCTGATGTTGTTATGGTGTGACACAGTCTTGCAAAAAGCGTTGAAAGATTATCGAAAAGAGCTTTTGTCTTCTGCAATGAATGGCAACATTCTTCAAAGCATAGCACTCTGGGATTCAATCACTGTTGAAGAGGAGAGTGAAAGTGGAGAAACAATAAAGTCTCTTATAAAAATTCCAGCAAACACAACTTCACATATGCAACGTCTTCTCTGTAGTCTCACTTCTGAGGTGAACCGTGTTGGAGGCTACTCTGCTGGTAGATACATCCTTCAAAGCCTATCACAGGGTTGTTTGAATGGAATATATGAGGCATTCTCAGAAACGCACCGTGTCTTGTCAACAGCTGATACCAGCCTACATGGACAGAGCAGAGTAACTGGCGATTCTTGTGCACCGACTCAAGCTTGGGCGTTGCAGTGTCTTTTTGACTTAAGGTACGCTCACAACCTCTTGTATCGCCCTCCATCATTGAGTCTTCATGAGGACAAGTCTCCAGAAGACGAAAATGATGAAGACGGTTCAGTTTCCGCTGCATACACCTTTACCGAGTTGGTAGATTGGTTGGAGGGTTTTGTTGATCCGTTTGACCTTGACGTATTTTCCCCACACTTGACACGCAACATACAACGTCATGTTACGCGCACTTGCGTGTTGCTGGGACTCCTCACTGTACCGGAGAAAATCGCATCATCGAGTGCACAGAAGTTTTCTTCAGCTACTAAAGATTCACACAATGTTATGCCTATGGCAGCCGACTGTGGACG GTTTTCGTACTTGCCCATGAGTGGTCGAAATGTGAATGCAAGGTCCGGACAACGCTTAACATCGTCTATCACGCGTCAGCTTCCCCTAGCCAACGCTCTACGTGATCTCACCCATACAGTTAATGAGAACGAGAAAGAATCGCAGCAAAATCGCTTAACATCGTCGCTTTACTCAAAACTCGGTGCCTTAAGTTCATCTTGGCTGTCAATGTCGTCGTCTTACTCGGAATAA